tgcaagaggtcaaataactgtattgtcaaacgcctggcattagaaaacaacaacaatgttgttTGAATGGTCGCATACTCAgcactgaattttttttcttataacttTTGAGAGAGATGAAATAGCGAGGTGAAGTAACAATACGTGTTTTCTTAAGACTTGGGACTTTCTTCTGATgtatcacaatatttaatttctttgaaaaGAATGTCCATATCTGCTTTAACACTTCCCagctctagtaggcctatattcaactAGCATTTGTAGTACAAAATAggctacatgtttttattttatttcataaaagaTTCTGACAAAATATCTGCGTCCCAGAAAAGAATTAGAAACATCTGAAGATAAATAATAAATCCATACAAACTTTACGAAGACATGATAGTAACTATTCCATTATAATTGAGTTACAAATATTCTCTCTACAGAGTACCGTGAATTGTTCGAAGAAAATTCTTCTAGCAGGTAATAGTCAACATGTATACAGTCAATTAAAGAGAGGGACAAACTTGCAAACCCTTTCATTTTGGTGTGATTGTCATTTTAATTTGATACTTAACAAAATGctcatttagggtgctattcatagacatttcgctagcccatgctacaagcgtgctaaactagccccagctatcgactgattccttgtacgggattcatatcatatcatatcgctaacactggcttatgaatacgaaaaacgttagtttgctgatcacccactggaagcccgtgctaaaaatgtctatgaatatggcccatagtgACAAGCGCAGGGTTAAGGAGAAGTCTTCAAAAAATGTTTCAAGCAGTAGAAATACTATTGGGCTGTGTGTGGCTTTGGGAGACTACACTTAAGATGTTTAAGTCTCAAGTCTGTAAGTTTTGGAGTTTTCTTTTCAACAAATTTAgtctggatactttttttttatcataccTTGTAAACACATGTTCACCTAAACTATAGGCTACCCCTAAAGGCAGATTGTGAGTACGGTATTTAAGTTTAAAGTAAATTTacctttattttcttctgtacgtAGAAATTTCTTCAGTGAGAGATTTACAGCTATACGAATTTCCTCCCCAATTCCTACTACAGGTCTCTGATTATGCTTTTTCTTTGGCATCCTTTCTTAATGTATGgctgaaaaataaatcaatacattTGTTAGTGTTTAATAGTGAGTGAAATATTACtccttgttatttttattacattcatcTCTCTAACAAAATCACTGTCAATGGACAATAGGGAGATAATAAAATatcagaaaagaagaaataataggATACTACtgacagaagaaataaaaatacggTACTCAAAGAAAAGGTAACTTAGCCTATTGACATTTCACAATAAGTTAGGAACCGAACACAATTTTTGCTGCCAGACACATGTAGGCCTAGGTAGATAAGCCTCTACAAAAGCTGCAACAATTTGAAACTATGAGGTTATTCAGGGGTGATTTAATGATATGACGAAAATGGCGGAATAACGAGTGAAATCGAAGTTCTCGGAGGAAAAAATGACTCCTAGTTGTCTTTATATGTAgagatacagaattaaaatttgaagcaagtcttgatgggagtccacctgtatgtagataACAATTTCGCATGACTGTCAACAAGTAGCATATACACatgggctcttgtttactgcacatgcgcagtgtgttgtaaacgAAACTTGTacgagctccaaattttatttccgtatctgtacataacaaatttcaaagaatttATCTAATTGACTCTATTTAGGATTAAAACTGGTACGATTTCAGTATAACATTTCGATTTTAAACTACATTTTCTCTGATGTTTGAATATACAGGCAGATCATTTAGTCAATGAAAATCTTCACAGTTCTGTTGCTATTTTTCTTTAAACAATAACCTGTGTACAAAATATTGTTAATACCTATCCAGTAAACATGAAAGTGGATTCATTATTGAAACACAGCTAGCTATAAAATAAACGTGTCTTAGCTATAatctattaacatttatttttacatttactttCATTTGGGGGATAAATCTTTACAATTACGTTACCAAAGAAATGCAGATAGCAAGGACCAGCACTAAAGACACTACGGGATAGCATGGGAGAGAGAGGTTTCAGTGAGACAGTGACATTTTTAGACAATTGTAAGTATATGCAAGTGTAAGGCGTAGCAAaaatctaatctaacctgtcaaTGATTCGATCTTACAAAAACTCGCTTTTTCTCTGTCGCCTATCCCTTCCACCTCGACGGAGCAATATCGCCTGCCCTCACCTCTCTGCCGGCCACCATTTTCACCTTTATTTCGGTGCgaaattggtgtcggcactcaatttttcttttgtttacggtACATGACTAAATTAAATTGTACATATTTATACCTTaacgtggtaacgcaattgtaaagaaatgGCACAAACTAGCTCTGAAGTAACTCCATTACCGTAATTACACTCGTACTTCTTTTATCCACCGTGCAtaatgtgacaggttagatttggttaatttagacttttgttatgccttgcataaaCGCTCAACTCCATCTTCACAAAAAATCACTTACAAATTCAACGATTtccacttccgaaatcaccggaactatctcagcgctagtttcacccaaACCTCTACCATGAATAGTAAACTATGTTTACAGTATCGCAGTTCTATCAATTTAGGCCTTCGTTTTAAGTTTAATAACTATAGGTTATGGACGACAATAAACTAAAAGAGACAATACAGAAATTAAGTTAAGTCTTTCTTAAACCCTAGTCATATAAGAATTTAGCACTTCATAACAATGCTTTAAAACGTTATagcttataaataataataaaataaaacaatgttcTCTCTAAACCAACAATGGTAGTGTATCATatgataattaaatttcagtttttaagCACATACGTGGATCTAtatacttacatttatttattatacgaATAAATCTCTGATCTCTCTTGAAACTAACGGTATATTACACCGCACCGTCTGTATTTTGTACATGAAGAATtacaaattaattgtaaatactaagaacatatttatatttttcaacatatttaacTTCATACTCTAAAATAAGCTTACTGTAATTTATGAGCATATTATTCTAAACGTATCCGATATGTACGTTTTGTAGTATTTGAAAGTTATTATTCACGATTTGGACATAGTGTATCGATAATGTTGATTATCgttcatattgtttatatttcgaTTGTCAAGGAAAATAATCAACTGACACGACATTTtataatgctcttttttttttttcttttttttttaatttagaaattactTCATTTTATATGTTCTCTACAAAGACGTTGTAGCAAATGTTGTAGTTATTTATATCGTTCTCTAATACACTTGTCTGTATTTTGCAATGAGTTTAGTGTTTATAACTTATTCACTTGTCTTTCTCTTAAGCAACGGTCTTTACAATAGTTTCATGATTGCACAGCAAGGCTCTGGCACAGCTGAAAATTTAGTTTCCGAGACCATCGGAAAATTCTCCATGCGGATTGTGCCTTGAAACCAAAGTTGTTCGAACTTCGAAGTCGAAGAATATACGACACTGGGTTCTTTCTTTCAAGACCTTAGCATTTCATAACAATAAATTGCagcttttcaatttcattttcattatcgGGGGTGGGCCATTTGAATATCCGGACGTTAACGGCGCTAACCACAATTctgcaataattattgtaatcacATAATCATGTATAAATTGTGTATTACGTGAAAACGAACTATAGAGATTGACGTGAAGGTTGGTGACCAACAGGTGAAAAAGGGGAAGTGTGGTCAAAGACATAAGGTGTCTGATGGAAGTTCTTCAGAAAATAAAAGACTTGTCACAACAAAAATTTTTTCGTTATGGAGTACCTTTCTTTGTATTTGTAATTGGGGGATCATTTGGTCTGAAAGAATTCACAAGATTAAGGTGAATATAAATGTGATAAAAGTGAGGTTAGgatattgttataataaattattagcaGAATTTCTGTGTAATATgctttaggcctaaataaatcaGTAACTTATGCAACAATGAATAAATTCGTTCACAACTTACCAGATAGTAATGTATAATGTAGACACTCCGgttaattatatactgtatttgagTGGTAATACAGAATATTGAAATGCTGCCTGTGAGATCATATAGATTATAGATAGATCATTAGAAATTAGTAAGAGCAAAATTGAAAACTGGGCTATTAACTATTACAAAGAAAAACGACTTAAATATAAAGTGTGACTGTCTGAAAAATATTGCTACAATAATAAGTGAAagttttttgtttagtcaactgtccgcgAAGACATGTTTGGGGAATCCCATGTTTGAACCTCGTAtgtgacacaaataaggcatctatcatgaggcaactaagccaggagaaatGGGGTacggtggctagttcctttcctcttccaaTGTACTAGCAACATAAGTGAACGTATAGCGatagtaattttcaattttcctcaTGTAATGTGAACATAGGCATTTAAATCTAGTCATTGGGCGCGCTTCCGTATAGGGGCAGTGGAAAATTGGGATTTTGGTATTTTGTACTGATTTAATAGTTACGTAATATTGATAAGCGTATTTTGTTTACGAGAATGAAGTGGTTTTCACACGCTATATTCATCActgatatttttttaactacTGATTGCGTCATTGTCcccatcgtggtctaaggcatcatgcctggacTAGCATTATGGAATGAGCACTGGTTTAGgttctcatgggagaagaaattttctgatgaaatttcgGGCAGTGTATGGGGTCGATGTCCACCTAGCATCCTGATGAATTTGGAAAGCTGGTAGCAAAATTCGGTTTCAAaaaccagctacaacggctggggggatcatcctgCTGATCACACTTTACCCTCATACTGGTTGGGTGACGTTTACCTCTGCTGAGACAGTCAATTGGTCGGCCATGGCCCTTCCTGGGCTGTCGCAACAGAGATTACTTACAttggaacattaattgaaatgagACATGTAGCCTTTTAGGCTAGCAGTTAACATAAATGTTAAGATAAGTCCCAAAATTCCTTGCAAAGACGTGCACTCTCATACTTTTTAATTTGGTCCtatgaagaaaggaaggaaaaaagatcttcttagttatgctttgtccaatgaggctaGTCCCGTTATtaggaaagctgaaagagtgtctttctttaTATATGTACAGTTCCCCCAAAAAGGAACGAGACAATGGAATATTCGATCTTCTTAGTTATGCTTTGTCCAGTGAGGctagtcccgttattgggaaagctgaaagagtgtctttctttatatatgtacagttccccaaaaaaggaACGAGACAatggaatattcttaagtctcagatgtaagacactgcacaTGATCAGAGACTAGAGCAGTCATATAGAAGATAACAAAatatttgagttacttaaattcaggctattttgtttgttgctagcatcgttccgaaattcacttaaaAACTGCGAAAAGAAATGGTAATATGACGTATATAatagattaaatatatatataaatcgtgtagttacATTCACAGTTGAACCTTcttgactagatcgacactccgcacagaaatgaAAACTTTTGTGTCGTCTCAATAGCTCAGACGATAAATCTTCTGCATATTGTGCAACAGAGAgcaggttcgattcctagtctataCCAacgactttttttgtttgaataactttgaaatagagttttgcagagtcctgagattaagtgttaatgatcccAGACAATACGAAAttacaaattgtaatatttataaactttaatataatctttgtcgtggtgtttgtcgtgtttcttgtaatatgttattgtaatcctgatctttgtccttgtcgtggccttacaatgttccttgctgtctttgGCGTGggtctacatttgtcatttcaaaattaatattgttctcccACTTTGGtgaatgactttcgtgttacacgatatatttcaaactttcataaaaGGTAAACGTTCAAGGACGTAAAAAAGAGACCTACACCATAAATAGACAGACAACTGAAAACATTTTGCACTGATGTGTACTTTAGAGTAcgatgaaaataggcctacacatgcacgaccagatgtcttcctgTCTATGTCGATATCGCATGAactgcgctgtagaactttaactttcgacgaccaagagttgtctcattccttttttgAGGAACTGtatatataaccacagtctagtatatacagtcacgaagctcaatatgtaataaatatgcgtccacagatagttgctaaccactaggatcgctactatctcctcattacagacaatgcaaaatagtacctgcacagtctagtgttcctagcaacctcaacaactcaagcttcgtgactgtatgtactagactgtgatataactctAGCTTAGACATTAACTGTTCCTTTCTGTATATCTAGCAGGCACATGTCCAGGAATTTTATTTGGGAGTGTTCAAAAGATCATATTTGTTTtaggtattttaaagaagaaaagaataggCTACTTTTAAATTTCACGTTTTTCTTAAAATTCACAGCAACAGTTTTCGGTGGTGTTTGGAGGTGTCTGGATATTCTGACCACCCTTTTCGGATACATGCCTGATTTCTAGTGACTGTTTTCCATAGCACTAGTGTCAGTTATGTTCTTATGTAATTTTATAGCCTAATCTCTTAGTCAGTAGTGTAAACTTTAGACCTATAAGGTTATGATTTTTTCTCGTTACTCTGAGTTTCTTGCAGGTGGACCCATATGCAGTCAGTTACGCCACTAGCCCAAGATTCTTGAGATATATTTGTTATCGTAAATATACTGTTAAATGTAACAACTGAGAATAAGAAATTGCAAAAATAATCATTAATGGGTTTGTATAATGACACTTTTCCCTTGATAaagttttactttttatttttctattttttgggggggggggtaccAGTAACAATAAAATGGACTGAATCCGATATAGTATTGTAAAACTAATCAATTatgttttctgtttattttttaagatacgAGTTTTCCAAGCAGTGTCCCATTAATCCTGAAATGGCAGAAAAGCACGGAGTGAAGATGAAAAAGCCTGGTGAAGTTACTTTAGAAAGTGAATATGAGAAAATCAAGAAGGTGAGAACTGTCAGCTGCTGGGTAAATAAAGGAACAAAGTCGTTGTGCTATTCTTAGATATCTACAGCTTTACATATAATGACAGACCACACATTTAAAATCATTTTGTTCATTAATAGAACTGATCATGTAAGTGTCTGTAAGTTGGACaaactgtttttcttttgttgTGTAACTTGTCATTTTGATCATTTTTACGAGCAACAGCTTTCAACAGGCTGGtgaatttaagaaattaaaatgcagAACTGAATTAGAGAGATGAAATGCATTTCTCTTAATTTCTGTGAGTGTCCTGTTTGTTATCAGAAAAGGAACTTTCAGGAAAAGCTTTGACGAaatgtaaaaaagtaaataaattaattgaatactTGAAACCATTGAGAAAATCTCATGTAGAAAATAtactcaaaaagaaaaaaatggaatGGAAAATGCAGAAATTTTCTAGTGACTCAGTTTTACAGAAAGGGTGATGGTAATGTGataaaactttttattttcaGCTGGATATTGATAACTGGGAAAATATTCGAGGGCCACGACCATGGGAAGAGAACGAACAACAACCTCCTAGTAATAAAAAGACTTCAGCATCTTGAACGCAAATATATTTTAGTTAAATCTGTACATATTTGAGTTCGTAGTATGAATGGTGcaaatttgtattgtttatattgtgtgactgttgaaaataataacttaataaatgacAGTTCCTCAATTTGTGATCATAGTGCGTTCATTGATTGTCTGTCCAATGGAATTTATTTCTTAAGTGGTAAGTCATTCCTTAGCCAGTCCTTCCctacctcacttctgatattatTACATGCTCTTACAATTTCCCACAGTAAATCCTTATCACTTATCAGGTCATAATGCTGAAAAAGACCTACCTACATAAGTAATCAACATTTTCATGAGCTGATTTTAACCATTTTGTTGAAGGACACCATGTTTTTAAGAGTTGGCGTTTGTACTGTCCTTCCTCAACCCCCTATATGAAAGGAGGACCACACTTGTCTTTGGTCAGCGGGTCCTTCAGACCTAGCCGGGAGGGCTTACTTGAGTCCACCGACCGTTCCCACCTCTGCCTCCTGTGGGACGCATCTCTATGCCATGACAGGCTAGCATAGATAATTACCTGTTGGTTCGCGGGAGATATTTGATTTCTCTTCTACCACTCATTTCTGAGAGGTATTCCCCGATCCGCCACCTGGGGACATGCCCTTTAGGCGTTACAGGTTCCCCTGAGGGGAACAGTAACAgcaaacaggcaaaacatcaaaattcaaaatggaaagaatcattcaaagatccaaaactaattcctgatatacctcgaaaatctgccgtggccatgtttagattgattactggtcatgattgcctcagtaagcacctccatcgtattggagtactgaattcacctaaatagtttctgtgcaccagagaagaggacatggagctggagcacctggctaattgtgaaactcttaggacatttgtggaccttccatcaaaatattgggaagcaagaagatgatgacttcattgttaaatccagagcattagatacacacacacacatacacataagtAATCATCCTTACAAACAGTGTACTGTACCTTTTGAAACACACATGCAAAAAAATCGGACTCTGTGTTGGAAACCCCAAGTGTAGATTTTTTGAGCAAAAATCTCTTCTTGCTTCACCTGTAATGCATGACCGTGATTCGTAAAACCTTAGAAGATATCAGCAATCGTGAGTAAGCTCTTGAAATCCAGTGAGTTTCATAGCACTCTTGATGTTGAACGTAGTAGACGAAGACCGCGTTTTGGACAGATTTTCATGGGGATATTGTCGTTATCCCTTCTTCTGCAATGTAAATCCATCTTCCAGGATCGATGCCAAAGGCAGCAAATAGTTCCACCAGGTTCGCCACTTTACTTCCAGATCAGACACATGCACAcgtgtgcacacacacacacacacacacacacacacacacacacacacacacacgagttaTCCAGTTGCATAGTATATGCATAATAGAAACTTTTGGCAACTCATGAAAATTTTAACTCAACTGTGATAGAAGATTAAttcttttcttgaataaattgtaaaatattattgtatttaatttaccAAAGCTGTAAGATGTCTGTTTAGTCGAAAATAAGTTACGCTATTTTTCTTGCAGATAACAGGTTCAGCAACTATTAGCAACCAATTACCCAGGTATATTTCGTCTTCATTTACAGAATCATACCAATATTTAACTAAAAGTaaacgaagaaaaaataaaatatatgagatTGGATAAACAGAGAAATGAAAGAGtagtaaattttgaaattgagaATTATAATTTCGAAAGTGTCAAAGAATTCACATATGAATGGTCGTCCatcaataatgaaagtaaaatggagaatgaaattcataaaagaataatgtATGGAAATAGAACTTATTTCTCGTTCTCATACATGTTCACATCAAGAATGCTATCTAAAGGAACAAAACTTAAACTATATAGAATACTCATTTACttgtggagcagaaacatggacgatGAAACTGGAAGATGAGAATAGCCTTCTCATCTTTGAAAGGAAAATTGTACGTAGGATTTATGGTCCAGTGTGTGATAGGGGAGACTGGGGAAAAAGAACGAATAAATAGAATATAGTGAGCTTTATTAAATCTATTAGGCTGAGATGGTTATGACATGTAGTGagaatggagggagaaagaaggaGAGGAAGACCAAAGAAGCATATTGTGAGACATTACAAGCCCGAGGGTGAGGAATTAAAGGAgaaggaggatgatgatgatgatgatgatgatgatgaatatttaaCTTCTTTTCT
The sequence above is a segment of the Periplaneta americana isolate PAMFEO1 chromosome 3, P.americana_PAMFEO1_priV1, whole genome shotgun sequence genome. Coding sequences within it:
- the l(3)neo43 gene encoding cytochrome c oxidase assembly protein COX16 homolog, mitochondrial; translated protein: MEVLQKIKDLSQQKFFRYGVPFFVFVIGGSFGLKEFTRLRYEFSKQCPINPEMAEKHGVKMKKPGEVTLESEYEKIKKLDIDNWENIRGPRPWEENEQQPPSNKKTSAS